A window of Dehalococcoidia bacterium contains these coding sequences:
- a CDS encoding GDP-mannose 4,6-dehydratase, with the protein MPTALITGITGQDGSYLAEHLLANGYRVYGLIRGQNNPKRQVVEKILPDVEIELGDLLDQASLIGVIQKVQPDEVYNLAAVSFVPLSWNQPELTGEITGLGVLRMLEAIRIVTAASPSRSAAGGIKFYQASSSEMFGSVKETPQNENTCFRPRSPYGVAKVYGHYITVNYRESYGIFACSGILFNHESPRRGPEFVTRKITQAAVRIKLGRQKELLLGNLDAERDWGYAGDYVRAMHMMLNHPEADDYVIGSGECHKISEFAELAFRHLGLDWRDYVRSDPKFIRPAEVDHLCADSTKARTKLGWKPTVSFEGLVQMMVESDLEAESKT; encoded by the coding sequence GTGCCAACTGCTCTCATCACCGGCATCACCGGACAGGACGGCTCCTATCTCGCTGAACACCTCCTCGCCAACGGCTACCGCGTCTACGGGCTCATCCGCGGGCAGAACAACCCCAAGCGGCAGGTCGTCGAAAAAATCCTGCCCGACGTCGAGATCGAGCTCGGCGACCTCCTCGACCAGGCGTCGCTCATCGGCGTCATCCAGAAGGTGCAGCCGGACGAGGTCTACAACCTGGCGGCCGTCAGCTTCGTGCCCCTCTCCTGGAACCAGCCCGAGCTCACGGGCGAGATCACCGGCCTCGGCGTCCTCCGCATGCTCGAGGCGATACGCATCGTCACCGCCGCCTCGCCGTCGCGCAGCGCGGCCGGCGGCATCAAATTCTACCAGGCGTCGAGCAGCGAAATGTTCGGCAGCGTGAAGGAGACGCCCCAGAACGAGAACACGTGCTTCCGCCCCCGCAGCCCCTACGGCGTGGCGAAGGTCTACGGCCACTACATCACCGTCAACTACCGCGAGAGCTACGGCATCTTCGCCTGCAGCGGCATCCTGTTTAACCACGAGTCGCCGCGACGGGGCCCCGAGTTCGTGACCCGAAAGATCACGCAGGCGGCCGTCCGCATCAAGCTGGGGCGCCAGAAGGAGCTGCTGCTCGGCAACCTCGACGCCGAGCGCGACTGGGGCTACGCCGGCGACTACGTCCGCGCGATGCACATGATGCTGAACCATCCCGAGGCGGACGACTACGTCATCGGCAGCGGCGAGTGCCACAAGATCAGCGAGTTCGCGGAGCTGGCGTTCCGACACCTCGGGCTCGACTGGCGCGACTACGTGCGCAGCGACCCCAAGTTCATAAGGCCGGCGGAGGTCGACCACCTCTGCGCCGACTCGACGAAGGCGCGGACGAAGCTGGGCTGGAAGCCTACCGTCTCGTTCGAGGGGCTGGTGCAGATGATGGTGGAGTCGGACCTCGAGGCCGAGTCGAAGACTTAG
- a CDS encoding MBL fold metallo-hydrolase, whose product MEIAPGLYQIKVPMPGPLEYVLSYLFRSEGGYTLVDPGWNSEQAFTALKRQLSEIGAPVSEIRRLVLTHMHHDHYGLAAKVREAAGSEVLLHERDWQAVRPYVDDVEGAVREIHRFLTMHGVPRSEAMDMPVPGQMLRNIVLRAQPDRLLRGGETIEGEGFRWEVVHTPGHSAGHICLYERSQQLLISGDHVLPVITPHVSFTGQPGSDPLGDFLRSLAILKPLEVRRVLPAHEFAFDNLRQRLEEIESHHEARMEEVLATLRDGPKTAYEIAHDVTWVTGEFRDFDFAMQGAAVRETLAHLEHLLLAGRVAKEIEDGVFRYRLA is encoded by the coding sequence GTGGAAATAGCCCCCGGTCTTTACCAGATAAAGGTGCCCATGCCCGGGCCCCTCGAATACGTCCTCTCCTACCTCTTTCGGAGCGAAGGCGGCTACACCCTCGTCGACCCCGGCTGGAACAGCGAGCAGGCGTTCACCGCCCTCAAGCGCCAGCTTTCCGAGATCGGCGCGCCCGTCAGCGAGATTCGGCGCCTCGTCCTCACCCACATGCACCACGACCACTACGGTCTCGCCGCGAAGGTGCGCGAAGCTGCCGGCTCCGAGGTGCTGCTGCACGAGCGCGACTGGCAGGCGGTGCGCCCCTATGTCGACGACGTCGAAGGCGCGGTGCGGGAAATCCACCGCTTCCTCACGATGCACGGCGTTCCCCGCAGTGAGGCGATGGACATGCCGGTGCCCGGTCAGATGCTGCGCAACATCGTGCTCAGGGCGCAGCCCGACCGTCTCCTCCGTGGCGGCGAGACCATCGAAGGCGAAGGCTTCCGCTGGGAGGTCGTTCACACGCCGGGGCACTCCGCCGGCCACATCTGCCTCTACGAGCGGTCGCAACAGTTGCTCATCAGCGGCGACCACGTCCTGCCCGTTATCACGCCACACGTCAGCTTCACGGGCCAGCCCGGCAGCGACCCGCTGGGCGACTTCCTGCGGTCGCTGGCGATCCTGAAGCCGCTGGAGGTGCGGCGCGTGCTGCCCGCCCACGAGTTCGCGTTCGATAACCTGCGGCAGCGGCTGGAGGAGATCGAGAGCCACCACGAGGCGCGCATGGAGGAGGTGCTCGCCACGCTGCGCGACGGGCCGAAGACGGCGTACGAGATCGCGCACGACGTGACGTGGGTGACGGGCGAGTTCCGCGACTTCGACTTCGCGATGCAGGGCGCCGCCGTCCGCGAGACGCTGGCGCACCTCGAGCATCTGCTGCTGGCAGGCCGCGTCGCCAAAGAGATCGAGGACGGCGTCTTTCGCTACCGCCTCGCCTGA
- a CDS encoding DMT family transporter, whose protein sequence is MTARAIFVLAVLGCVWGASFLFIKVIVEETSPFTLVAVRLTLGALPMLVIVAVKRPAVAAPRAIVPNTTLMAVFATALPFLMISWGEEHIDSGIAAVLNSTVPLWTALIGAVFLPHERLGLTALVGIAIGFGGVLILTGSDITRITDSSLLGQLAVVGAALSYGGALVFARMKLVGEDPVLVTALQLWIGALLMWPVAFVAAWGTPDIDVSAKAWLSWLTLGVLGTGLAYIAYYWLIVNVGVLASAVTYIPPVIGLVLGALVLDEVIGVNVAVGAVVIILGVLTLAGRLDFLTRATRGRRSQARR, encoded by the coding sequence TTGACCGCAAGAGCCATCTTCGTCCTGGCGGTACTGGGCTGCGTATGGGGCGCGTCATTTCTCTTCATAAAGGTCATCGTTGAAGAGACGTCACCGTTCACCCTTGTGGCCGTCCGCCTCACGCTGGGGGCGCTGCCCATGCTCGTCATTGTGGCTGTGAAGCGCCCCGCAGTGGCGGCGCCGCGCGCCATCGTCCCCAACACGACGCTCATGGCCGTCTTCGCGACCGCCCTTCCCTTTCTGATGATCTCCTGGGGAGAGGAGCATATCGATAGCGGCATCGCCGCCGTCCTCAACTCGACGGTGCCCCTGTGGACGGCCCTGATCGGCGCGGTGTTCCTCCCCCACGAACGCCTCGGACTCACCGCGCTGGTGGGCATAGCGATCGGCTTCGGCGGCGTGCTCATCCTCACAGGCTCCGACATCACCCGCATCACGGACAGCAGCCTGCTGGGGCAACTGGCCGTCGTGGGGGCGGCGCTTTCCTACGGGGGCGCGCTCGTGTTCGCGCGGATGAAGCTTGTGGGCGAAGACCCGGTGCTGGTGACGGCCCTCCAACTCTGGATCGGGGCGCTGCTGATGTGGCCGGTGGCCTTCGTTGCCGCCTGGGGAACGCCGGACATCGACGTGAGCGCGAAGGCCTGGCTATCGTGGCTGACGCTCGGCGTGCTGGGGACGGGGCTCGCCTACATCGCCTACTACTGGCTCATCGTCAACGTGGGCGTCCTCGCGTCGGCGGTGACCTACATACCACCGGTGATCGGGCTCGTGCTGGGCGCGTTGGTGCTCGACGAGGTGATAGGGGTAAACGTCGCCGTGGGGGCGGTAGTCATCATTCTCGGCGTGCTGACGCTTGCGGGACGGCTCGACTTCCTCACGCGGGCGACCAGGGGCCGGCGAAGTCAGGCGAGGCGGTAG